The Desulfosporosinus acidiphilus SJ4 genome has a window encoding:
- the xdhA gene encoding xanthine dehydrogenase molybdenum-binding subunit XdhA, producing the protein MAYNVVGKSVNRVDAVAKVTGKAKYTDDFSERNMLVGKILHSPYAHAVIKSIDVSEAKALPGVEAVLTYKDLPRIKFSTALPGVANDVLDDEQEVDLPLFATAGHPYSLDPGHRDKEDRYILAKKARYVGDAIAAVVAEDAIIASKALKLIRVEYEVLEALTSPEAAMREGAPLIHEGSEGNILSTGGGFERGDMEAALQESDYVIEGEYETSIVQHCHLELQTSHAYVDADGRINIVTSTQIPQIVRRIVAQSLGLPWGRVRVIKPYIGGGFGNKQDVCYEPLNAAMTLAVGGRPVKLELSREEGMVDTRTRHAFKFKIKTGVNKDGTMNAIEISAISNTGAYASHGSSIAGSGGSKFRYLYPVKAMKYSPVTVYTNLPVAGAMRGYGTPQIFYAFESHIEDIAKQLKLDPIEVRRKNLVDVGYIEPLSKNKVLSCGIRECIDKGKELIRWDEKKEHYKNQNGDIRRGVGMACFSYASGTYPVALELAAARIVLNQDGSVQLQLGATEIGQGSDTVFAQMTAEILGLPLSMVHVISQQDTDISPFDTGSYASRQTYVSGMAVEKAALEVKGKILAFGQKMTDIPAHILDLKDQMIVYKHSGEPVIPLWEVAMQSFYDRVNAQPITSDVSNNARINAMPFGVTFAEVEVDIKTGKIKILEIYNVHDSGKIINPQLAAGQVHGGVSMGIGYALSEQLLFDEATGKPLNNNLLDYKLPTIMDTPDIGAAFVEIEDPTGPFGVKALGEPPVISPAPAIRNAVLDATGVAFNRIPMNPQRVFEHLKKAGLL; encoded by the coding sequence TTGGCTTACAATGTTGTTGGTAAAAGCGTCAATCGAGTTGATGCTGTTGCAAAAGTAACCGGCAAGGCCAAATATACAGATGATTTTTCTGAACGGAATATGTTGGTTGGAAAAATCCTACATAGCCCTTATGCGCATGCCGTTATTAAATCCATTGACGTCAGTGAAGCGAAAGCTTTGCCGGGAGTTGAGGCTGTTCTAACCTATAAAGATCTGCCGCGGATTAAATTTTCCACGGCCTTACCCGGGGTAGCCAATGATGTGCTGGATGACGAACAAGAGGTGGATTTACCCTTGTTTGCCACAGCAGGTCATCCTTATTCTTTAGACCCGGGTCATCGGGATAAAGAGGACCGCTATATTCTGGCTAAGAAAGCCCGCTATGTAGGAGATGCCATTGCGGCAGTCGTTGCCGAGGATGCAATTATCGCTTCGAAAGCATTGAAATTGATTCGCGTTGAATATGAAGTACTGGAGGCTTTGACCTCACCTGAAGCAGCCATGCGTGAAGGAGCTCCTTTAATCCACGAGGGAAGTGAAGGAAATATTCTCTCTACCGGCGGCGGTTTTGAACGGGGGGACATGGAGGCAGCTCTGCAGGAATCGGATTATGTGATCGAAGGAGAGTATGAGACGAGTATTGTTCAACACTGCCATCTTGAACTTCAGACGTCTCATGCCTATGTAGATGCCGATGGGCGGATTAATATAGTGACTTCCACTCAGATTCCCCAGATTGTACGGCGTATTGTGGCTCAATCCTTAGGTTTGCCTTGGGGGAGAGTTCGGGTTATCAAGCCTTATATCGGCGGCGGGTTCGGCAATAAGCAAGATGTTTGCTACGAACCCTTAAATGCGGCTATGACTCTCGCCGTTGGCGGCCGGCCGGTTAAACTGGAACTTTCCCGGGAGGAAGGAATGGTTGATACACGGACACGTCACGCCTTTAAATTCAAGATCAAAACCGGTGTCAACAAAGATGGTACGATGAATGCCATTGAGATTTCGGCGATATCAAATACCGGAGCCTATGCCTCTCATGGAAGTTCTATCGCAGGGAGCGGAGGCAGCAAGTTTCGTTATCTCTACCCGGTGAAGGCGATGAAATACTCGCCTGTTACGGTCTATACAAACTTGCCCGTTGCCGGTGCTATGCGCGGCTATGGAACTCCCCAGATCTTTTATGCCTTTGAATCTCATATTGAGGATATCGCAAAGCAATTAAAGCTTGATCCTATCGAAGTACGCAGGAAAAACTTAGTAGATGTGGGTTATATTGAACCCCTTAGTAAAAATAAAGTTTTGAGCTGCGGAATTCGCGAATGTATTGACAAAGGTAAAGAACTTATCCGTTGGGATGAGAAGAAGGAACACTATAAAAACCAAAACGGAGATATTCGACGCGGTGTGGGGATGGCTTGCTTCAGCTATGCTTCGGGGACGTATCCTGTCGCTTTGGAGTTAGCGGCCGCTCGAATCGTTCTGAATCAAGACGGGTCAGTCCAGCTTCAGCTTGGAGCTACGGAAATAGGCCAAGGAAGTGACACGGTTTTCGCACAGATGACCGCGGAAATTCTAGGACTCCCGCTGTCGATGGTTCATGTGATTTCTCAACAGGATACAGATATTTCGCCTTTTGATACAGGTTCCTATGCCTCGCGTCAAACCTATGTCAGCGGGATGGCTGTTGAAAAGGCAGCTTTGGAGGTTAAGGGTAAAATCTTAGCATTCGGCCAGAAAATGACTGATATACCTGCTCATATTCTGGATCTTAAAGATCAGATGATTGTCTATAAACATTCGGGAGAACCAGTTATACCGCTCTGGGAGGTTGCCATGCAGTCCTTCTATGATCGAGTAAACGCCCAGCCGATCACCAGCGATGTTTCTAATAATGCCCGTATTAATGCCATGCCCTTTGGTGTAACGTTTGCTGAAGTAGAAGTCGATATTAAGACAGGCAAAATTAAGATATTGGAAATCTACAATGTTCATGATTCGGGGAAAATTATCAATCCTCAACTGGCTGCCGGACAGGTTCATGGCGGTGTGAGCATGGGGATAGGATATGCTTTGTCGGAACAACTGCTCTTTGATGAAGCCACGGGAAAACCCTTAAATAATAATTTGTTGGATTATAAACTTCCTACCATTATGGATACACCGGACATTGGCGCTGCCTTTGTGGAAATTGAAGATCCCACCGGACCCTTTGGGGTAAAGGCATTAGGAGAACCTCCGGTTATTTCTCCTGCCCCGGCGATTCGCAATGCTGTTTTAGATGCGACAGGTGTTGCCTTTAATCGAATACCGATGAATCCCCAACGAGTCTTTGAACATTTGAAAAAAGCTGGATTACTGTAA
- the xdhB gene encoding xanthine dehydrogenase FAD-binding subunit XdhB yields MYDILGYYEAETLREALELLAAKPKLKIIAGGTDVLVKMHGGQLEEAELLSIRKIPELTDIRKLDNGTIAIGPMATFTQVFNDRIIREHVPILTEAAISMGGPQIRNVATIGGNVCNGATSADSASSLFALNARLRLQNLEGERVIPVQEFYLGPGKVDLKPGEVLTAILINPEDYQGFGGQYIKFAMREAMDIATLGVAVLCRPESGSFREIRIGLGVAGPTPLRCSDAEEYARGKKITQETIREIGKLALNSTKARTSWRASKEYREHLVEELVQRALQTAIANAGGVELV; encoded by the coding sequence ATGTACGATATTTTAGGATATTACGAAGCGGAAACCCTTCGCGAGGCTTTGGAGCTTTTAGCTGCGAAGCCAAAGCTTAAAATCATTGCCGGCGGCACGGATGTCCTTGTCAAAATGCACGGAGGGCAGCTTGAAGAGGCAGAATTATTGAGTATTCGCAAGATCCCTGAATTAACGGATATTCGAAAGTTAGATAACGGAACTATTGCCATCGGTCCCATGGCAACCTTTACTCAAGTGTTTAATGACCGGATTATTCGGGAACATGTTCCTATCCTTACGGAAGCGGCAATCTCTATGGGGGGGCCGCAGATCAGGAACGTTGCCACGATCGGCGGCAATGTTTGCAACGGGGCAACCTCTGCCGACAGTGCCTCCTCCTTGTTTGCCCTGAATGCCCGCTTGAGATTGCAGAATCTCGAAGGTGAACGGGTGATTCCCGTTCAGGAATTCTATCTGGGACCCGGCAAGGTGGATTTAAAACCCGGGGAAGTCCTTACGGCTATTCTTATTAATCCGGAAGATTATCAGGGGTTTGGGGGGCAGTATATAAAGTTTGCCATGCGGGAAGCTATGGATATTGCTACTCTTGGAGTTGCGGTTCTCTGCAGGCCGGAGTCCGGCAGCTTCCGTGAGATCCGTATCGGACTGGGCGTTGCAGGCCCGACACCTCTGCGTTGTTCGGATGCGGAAGAATATGCCCGCGGGAAGAAAATAACTCAGGAAACGATTCGAGAAATCGGCAAGCTCGCTCTTAATTCAACCAAGGCACGAACCTCTTGGAGAGCTTCCAAAGAGTATCGTGAACATTTGGTGGAGGAACTGGTCCAAAGGGCTTTGCAGACAGCTATTGCCAACGCGGGAGGTGTAGAACTTGTTTAA
- the xdhC gene encoding xanthine dehydrogenase subunit XdhC, translated as MFKKISFTVNGKSYSLDVDVRMSLLELLRNQLGYTGAKQGCGVGECGACSVLIDGTPYDSCIYLAVWADGKAITTIEGVAAKNGELSKVQKAFIEEGAVQCGFCTPGLVLTTTALTESGKDYTRDELKRELSGHLCRCTGYQNILKAAEKSLEGHICTCVDSPHYKQQQEKAKER; from the coding sequence TTGTTTAAAAAGATTTCATTTACGGTCAATGGAAAATCATATAGCCTGGACGTCGATGTCCGTATGTCTTTGCTGGAACTTTTGAGAAATCAGTTAGGGTATACCGGCGCCAAACAAGGGTGCGGCGTCGGTGAGTGCGGAGCCTGCAGTGTGTTGATTGACGGAACCCCTTATGATTCTTGTATTTATTTAGCGGTTTGGGCGGACGGCAAAGCTATTACGACTATTGAAGGAGTAGCGGCTAAGAACGGGGAGCTCTCTAAAGTCCAAAAAGCATTTATTGAGGAAGGCGCAGTTCAATGCGGGTTCTGCACTCCCGGGCTTGTTTTGACGACCACAGCCTTGACGGAAAGCGGTAAAGACTACACCCGCGATGAACTCAAACGGGAACTTTCGGGGCATTTATGCCGTTGCACCGGGTATCAGAATATCCTTAAAGCTGCTGAAAAGTCTTTGGAAGGACACATTTGTACTTGTGTTGACAGTCCTCATTACAAGCAACAACAAGAAAAAGCTAAGGAGAGATAA
- the ygfK gene encoding putative selenate reductase subunit YgfK: MSDKMALIPFKQLLHWVMDENKQSGMVFGIPEEKYFRKANDRNMKLFGEAIDTPVGPAAGPHSQLAQNIIASYMSGSRFFELKSVQIMDELEIAKPCISAEDECYNTEWSTELPIMGAFEEYVKAWFLLYVIQKEFFAQSERRFMFNMSVGYDLKGIQSPKVDEFIEGLKDASQTKIFQECQAVLREEMGLFQHVDQAFVDQISPNICNSITLSTMHGCPPAEIEAIIRYLISEKKLHTFVKMNPTLLGYDYVRKTFDKMGYDYIDLKEASFTHDLQFSDGVGMLKRLKVFASEHKKNFGVKLSNTLPVKITRNELPGEEMYMSGRSLYPLTINLAYKLASEYKGDLKISYSGGADAFNVDRIFATGIRPITVATTLLKPGGYQRFKQLADLLDPLLDNQESSRLDLDKLKALADSSFEDANHIKESRDMLSRKTSLKLPLLDCFIAPCENGCPIEQDVPEYLRLVGEKRYEEAFDVIVSKNPLPFITGTICTHTCMTKCTRLDYDESVHIRGQKLVAAEKGFADYMQKISKVQPKSKARVAVIGAGPAGLSAAYFLAKAGMNVTVFDKREKAGGTVEFVIPDFRISREAIKKDIELIESMGVKFEFGVTPKISVADYKAKGFEYVFLAIGAGRTNALEIQGDTERVKGAIPFLEAFNTDRKGLNLGKKVAVVGGGNSAMDAARAALRVEGVKEVYIVYRRTKDYMPADEEELAYAQKDGVIFKELLTPVSLSGGVLKCQVMELGPADASGRRSPVPCTGVYEDLPVDTVLSAIGELIDYDLLKTNGIEVGEKGKIKVNDETLETNVENVYLGGDALVGPWTVVGAISHGTKVARAILEKEQLEFKQEFASRITFDKEKQLLDVRTKKAVMQPVYDDEQETGRCLECNYLCNICSEVCPNRANLMIPVEGEGLTNRNQILHVDGMCNECGNCETFCPYDDAPYKVKMTLFWSEKEFADSANTGFVILQEAPALIVKLRLKGEVMEVAFDQSGNTNASIDRSLAAFIWTVVQQYPYLYKV; this comes from the coding sequence ATGAGCGATAAAATGGCCCTTATCCCCTTTAAACAATTGCTTCATTGGGTAATGGATGAAAACAAGCAGAGCGGAATGGTGTTTGGCATTCCCGAAGAGAAGTACTTCCGGAAAGCAAACGATCGCAATATGAAGCTGTTCGGGGAAGCAATCGATACTCCGGTGGGACCGGCTGCAGGACCTCATTCTCAATTGGCTCAAAACATTATCGCTTCCTATATGAGCGGAAGTCGTTTCTTCGAGCTTAAATCCGTTCAGATCATGGATGAACTGGAAATTGCCAAACCTTGTATTTCAGCGGAAGACGAGTGCTATAATACGGAATGGTCAACAGAGCTTCCGATTATGGGCGCATTCGAAGAGTATGTCAAAGCATGGTTTTTGCTGTACGTTATCCAAAAGGAATTCTTTGCTCAAAGTGAACGGCGCTTTATGTTTAATATGAGTGTTGGTTATGATTTGAAAGGAATTCAATCGCCTAAAGTGGACGAATTCATTGAAGGTTTAAAGGACGCTTCCCAGACAAAGATTTTCCAAGAATGTCAGGCTGTGTTGCGGGAAGAGATGGGGCTTTTCCAACATGTGGATCAGGCCTTTGTGGATCAGATTTCGCCGAACATTTGCAACTCTATTACCTTATCCACCATGCATGGCTGCCCTCCGGCAGAAATCGAGGCCATTATTCGCTATTTGATCAGCGAAAAGAAACTTCATACCTTTGTAAAAATGAATCCCACGCTTTTAGGCTATGACTATGTCCGCAAGACCTTTGACAAAATGGGATACGATTATATAGACCTAAAAGAAGCGTCCTTCACCCATGATTTGCAGTTCAGCGACGGCGTGGGAATGTTAAAGCGTTTAAAAGTCTTTGCCTCAGAGCATAAGAAAAACTTTGGCGTTAAACTTTCCAATACGCTGCCGGTAAAAATCACCCGGAATGAGCTGCCGGGGGAAGAAATGTATATGTCCGGGCGCTCTCTTTATCCTTTGACTATCAATTTAGCTTATAAACTTGCCTCGGAATACAAGGGGGATCTAAAGATTTCCTATTCCGGCGGGGCAGACGCTTTTAATGTTGACCGAATTTTCGCAACAGGAATTCGTCCGATTACAGTAGCCACAACCCTGCTTAAACCGGGTGGCTACCAACGATTTAAGCAATTGGCTGATCTTCTTGATCCGTTGTTGGATAATCAGGAATCGAGCCGTTTGGATCTGGATAAGCTCAAGGCTTTGGCGGACAGTTCTTTTGAAGATGCTAATCATATCAAAGAGTCCAGGGATATGCTTAGCCGCAAAACTTCGCTTAAATTACCCCTCTTGGACTGCTTTATTGCGCCTTGTGAGAATGGCTGTCCAATCGAGCAGGATGTTCCGGAATACCTGCGTCTTGTGGGAGAAAAGCGCTATGAGGAAGCCTTTGATGTCATTGTCTCTAAGAATCCCCTGCCTTTTATCACGGGGACTATTTGCACCCATACTTGTATGACCAAGTGTACGCGTCTCGATTATGACGAATCAGTTCACATCCGTGGACAAAAGCTTGTGGCGGCCGAAAAAGGCTTTGCCGATTATATGCAAAAGATTTCTAAAGTCCAGCCTAAGTCAAAAGCTCGTGTGGCTGTTATCGGAGCGGGTCCGGCAGGACTTTCGGCGGCTTACTTTCTAGCTAAGGCAGGTATGAATGTTACAGTCTTTGATAAGCGGGAGAAAGCCGGTGGAACGGTTGAATTTGTTATTCCGGACTTCAGAATATCGCGGGAAGCGATTAAGAAGGATATTGAACTGATTGAGTCCATGGGAGTTAAATTTGAGTTTGGGGTCACCCCGAAGATTTCGGTGGCCGATTATAAGGCCAAAGGATTTGAGTATGTCTTTTTAGCCATTGGTGCAGGCAGGACAAATGCCTTGGAGATTCAAGGAGATACAGAGCGTGTCAAAGGAGCAATTCCGTTCTTAGAAGCCTTTAATACGGATCGGAAGGGCTTGAACCTGGGCAAAAAGGTTGCTGTGGTCGGAGGCGGTAATTCGGCCATGGATGCAGCTCGAGCTGCCCTACGTGTTGAGGGTGTCAAAGAAGTGTATATTGTCTACCGCCGCACGAAAGATTACATGCCGGCTGACGAGGAAGAATTAGCTTATGCTCAGAAGGATGGCGTGATTTTTAAAGAACTATTGACGCCTGTGTCTTTGAGCGGCGGGGTTCTTAAGTGCCAAGTCATGGAATTAGGACCGGCGGATGCTTCCGGACGAAGGAGTCCTGTGCCCTGTACAGGGGTTTATGAAGATCTTCCGGTTGATACGGTGTTGTCGGCTATTGGTGAGCTGATTGATTATGACCTCTTAAAGACTAACGGGATTGAGGTAGGGGAAAAGGGGAAAATCAAGGTCAATGATGAGACGTTGGAAACGAATGTTGAAAATGTCTATCTTGGCGGAGATGCTCTCGTTGGCCCTTGGACCGTAGTTGGAGCGATTTCCCATGGAACGAAAGTGGCCAGGGCCATCCTTGAAAAAGAACAACTGGAATTCAAGCAGGAATTTGCCTCTCGGATTACCTTTGATAAGGAAAAACAATTGCTTGATGTGCGGACGAAAAAGGCAGTTATGCAGCCGGTTTACGATGATGAGCAGGAAACAGGGCGCTGTCTGGAATGTAATTATCTCTGTAATATTTGTTCCGAGGTATGCCCGAACCGCGCTAATTTAATGATCCCCGTTGAAGGTGAAGGATTGACGAACCGCAACCAGATTCTCCATGTTGACGGCATGTGTAACGAATGCGGCAACTGTGAAACCTTCTGCCCTTATGATGATGCGCCCTATAAAGTAAAGATGACGCTCTTTTGGAGTGAAAAGGAGTTTGCAGATTCTGCAAATACCGGTTTTGTCATTCTCCAAGAAGCCCCAGCACTTATTGTCAAGCTCAGGCTCAAGGGCGAAGTTATGGAAGTGGCTTTTGACCAATCCGGCAATACGAATGCTTCCATTGATAGATCTCTAGCTGCCTTTATTTGGACAGTTGTTCAGCAGTATCCTTATCTGTATAAAGTTTAG
- a CDS encoding nucleobase:cation symporter-2 family protein, with translation MANTQHSVAPVDEMMPAVKLFIFGLQHVLAMYAGAVAVPLIIAGAAGLTKAQTAFLINADLFTCGIATLLQTLGILKIGIKIPVIQGVTFAAVTPMIIIAKTGGMETIYGAIIVAGLCTFLLAPYFSKLIRFFPPIVTGSVITVIGISLLPVGIAWAAGGTGNPNYGNLTYIGVAGIVLIAILLINKFFRGFIAHISVLLGLIIGLIIAMPLGLVNFSGVSSAAWLGIDYPFAFGMPKFDIGAIIAMIIVMLVVMVESTGDFLAIGVMVGKPIGEKELTAGLRADGLATTLGGILNAFPYTAFAQNVGLVGLTGVKSRFVVATSGAILVVMGFFPKLATIIASLPNAVLGGAGIAMFGIVAANGIKTLSKVDYDKNPNNIFIVAISIGLGVIPVVDPNFFKLFPDWSQTILHSGITLGSMAAVILNALFNGSKGGEETQKELAENAGMNA, from the coding sequence ATGGCCAACACACAACATTCCGTTGCACCTGTTGACGAGATGATGCCGGCAGTCAAACTATTTATTTTTGGATTACAGCATGTTCTGGCAATGTATGCCGGGGCAGTGGCGGTGCCTTTGATTATTGCGGGTGCAGCCGGTTTAACGAAAGCACAAACGGCTTTTTTGATTAATGCTGATCTGTTCACATGTGGGATTGCTACCTTGCTGCAAACCTTAGGAATTTTGAAAATTGGCATCAAGATTCCTGTTATCCAGGGCGTTACCTTTGCTGCCGTGACTCCGATGATCATTATTGCTAAAACCGGAGGCATGGAGACCATTTACGGAGCAATCATCGTAGCGGGTTTATGTACCTTTCTCTTAGCGCCTTATTTTAGTAAACTGATCCGCTTCTTTCCTCCTATTGTTACTGGGAGTGTTATCACAGTCATTGGTATTTCTCTCTTGCCGGTGGGTATTGCTTGGGCTGCCGGCGGCACCGGAAACCCGAACTATGGAAATCTCACCTACATTGGAGTTGCCGGTATAGTTCTTATTGCCATTCTTTTAATCAATAAGTTCTTCCGGGGTTTTATTGCTCATATTTCGGTGTTGTTGGGATTAATTATCGGTCTTATTATTGCTATGCCTTTAGGGCTTGTGAATTTTTCAGGAGTATCCTCGGCTGCTTGGTTAGGAATCGATTATCCTTTTGCCTTTGGGATGCCGAAGTTTGATATCGGAGCAATTATTGCCATGATTATCGTGATGCTGGTGGTTATGGTGGAGTCAACCGGGGATTTCTTGGCTATCGGTGTGATGGTTGGAAAACCTATTGGTGAAAAGGAACTTACGGCCGGATTACGGGCAGACGGATTAGCTACGACCTTGGGCGGGATTTTAAACGCCTTCCCATATACTGCCTTTGCTCAGAATGTTGGACTAGTTGGCCTGACAGGGGTGAAAAGTCGTTTTGTAGTAGCTACTTCCGGAGCAATTTTAGTGGTTATGGGTTTCTTCCCGAAGTTAGCGACGATTATTGCTTCCTTGCCGAACGCAGTACTGGGCGGAGCGGGAATTGCAATGTTTGGCATCGTTGCTGCCAATGGAATCAAAACCCTGTCCAAAGTTGATTACGATAAAAACCCCAATAACATTTTTATTGTGGCTATTAGTATTGGCTTGGGTGTTATCCCCGTCGTAGACCCAAATTTCTTTAAGTTATTCCCTGACTGGAGTCAGACAATTCTGCACAGTGGTATTACCTTAGGTTCCATGGCGGCCGTTATTCTCAATGCTCTGTTTAACGGGAGCAAGGGTGGAGAAGAGACCCAAAAAGAATTAGCTGAGAATGCAGGTATGAACGCATAA
- the preA gene encoding NAD-dependent dihydropyrimidine dehydrogenase subunit PreA — MSVDLTVDFCGFQLENPFVLAPSPSTDKVDQLTQAFEAGWAGAVLKTVSVDSNVVRRVFPLVMRVEHLKDFIGLQNIDLISEHSVEQIEENIRLLKRLFPTKAVIPSIIANRKEEWQMLAYRMAEAGADLLECSISFPHGAEWGLGSKIQEPSSTEEIVRWVKEAAGKVPVVVKLSAQDSDIIATATAVERGGAEGVCALNTLKSIIGVDLDTLIPYPNIAGLSTYGGLSGPALKPIALRCTAEIAQKLNLDIAASGGITTWQDGAEFLLLGASSLQLCTAVLRFGFGIIRELISGLKGWMEEKSFQNLTDVIGRSLPYLVGHSHLPRGIQVVSNIQVDLCNQCGGCYRVCRTGGHDAIFWNEGFPQVDLKKCIGCGLCQAICSCKAISLSKLAGERTILTG, encoded by the coding sequence ATGTCGGTTGATTTAACAGTGGACTTTTGCGGATTTCAACTAGAAAACCCCTTTGTTTTAGCCCCTTCGCCAAGTACGGACAAAGTAGATCAGTTAACACAAGCTTTTGAAGCCGGTTGGGCGGGGGCGGTGTTAAAAACTGTCAGTGTTGATTCCAATGTTGTTCGGCGTGTATTCCCCTTAGTCATGAGGGTGGAACATCTTAAAGATTTTATCGGACTGCAAAATATCGACTTGATTTCTGAGCATTCTGTTGAGCAGATTGAAGAAAATATTCGTCTTTTGAAACGTCTTTTTCCGACTAAGGCAGTAATTCCTAGCATCATCGCCAACCGAAAAGAAGAATGGCAAATGTTAGCTTACCGAATGGCTGAGGCGGGAGCGGATTTGCTGGAATGCAGCATTTCTTTTCCTCATGGTGCGGAATGGGGTTTAGGTTCAAAAATTCAAGAACCTTCAAGCACTGAGGAGATTGTTCGTTGGGTCAAGGAGGCTGCAGGAAAGGTTCCTGTCGTTGTGAAGTTATCTGCACAAGATTCGGATATCATAGCGACTGCAACCGCGGTTGAACGCGGTGGAGCAGAAGGCGTCTGTGCTTTAAATACTTTGAAAAGTATTATCGGAGTGGACTTGGATACACTCATCCCCTATCCCAATATTGCGGGACTTTCTACATATGGAGGACTTTCTGGACCAGCCTTAAAACCCATTGCTTTGCGCTGCACTGCTGAAATTGCTCAAAAGTTGAATCTTGACATTGCAGCGAGCGGTGGAATTACCACTTGGCAGGATGGCGCAGAATTTCTTCTTCTCGGGGCGAGTTCTCTGCAGCTCTGTACAGCAGTTTTACGTTTTGGTTTTGGCATTATTCGTGAGTTGATCTCGGGATTAAAGGGGTGGATGGAGGAAAAATCATTTCAAAATTTGACAGATGTCATTGGACGCTCCTTGCCTTATCTGGTTGGACATTCTCATCTTCCACGGGGAATTCAAGTAGTTTCCAATATTCAAGTTGATTTATGCAATCAGTGCGGTGGTTGTTATCGTGTTTGCAGGACAGGAGGTCATGATGCTATTTTCTGGAATGAGGGATTCCCTCAGGTTGATCTGAAAAAATGCATTGGCTGCGGTCTTTGCCAGGCAATATGTTCATGTAAGGCGATTTCTCTAAGCAAGCTAGCAGGTGAGCGTACTATTCTCACGGGGTGA
- the ssnA gene encoding putative aminohydrolase SsnA, with amino-acid sequence MLLIGNGTVLTLGKSNRVLPVGGVLIQDNRILEIGDSQELQARFPEARFIDSHGKLIMPGLINTHMHLYSTFARGMDAKSKPPRSFSDILEGLWWKLDKLLSMEDVYYSALTPLIECIKTGTTTIVDHHASPHAVTGSLSTLAKAAREMGVRAAFCYEVSDRDGESIAQEGIRENADFIAACQAKPDAMVAGLFGLHASLTLSDKTLNQCHEEAKRLRAGFHVHVAEGIEDVEDCVKNHGMRVVERFHKYGILGPKTIAAHCVHVNDQEIELLRSTNTQVVHNPESNMGNAVGVTPVLKMLEKGVRVGLGTDGYTCDMFESAKVENVLQKHAAANPSVAWAEVPQMLYGNNPLIASDLFGGTFGELTPGAWADVIVVDYVPPTPLAETNWSGHLLFGVSGHQVETTIINGKLRMLDRVLVDIDEQAICARSRELAQAIWNRI; translated from the coding sequence ATGCTTTTAATTGGCAATGGGACAGTATTAACCTTAGGGAAAAGTAATCGAGTCCTTCCGGTAGGCGGTGTGCTGATTCAGGACAATAGAATCCTCGAGATTGGGGACTCTCAAGAGCTGCAGGCTCGATTCCCGGAAGCTCGGTTTATCGATTCCCATGGAAAATTGATTATGCCGGGTTTAATAAATACTCATATGCATCTCTATAGTACCTTTGCCAGGGGCATGGATGCCAAAAGTAAACCGCCGCGTTCTTTTAGTGATATTTTGGAAGGCCTTTGGTGGAAACTGGATAAGTTATTGTCCATGGAAGATGTTTACTATAGCGCATTAACTCCGCTCATCGAGTGTATAAAAACGGGTACCACAACTATTGTTGATCATCATGCCAGTCCACATGCGGTGACAGGCAGCTTGTCAACCTTGGCAAAGGCCGCCAGAGAAATGGGAGTGCGTGCTGCGTTCTGCTACGAGGTTTCAGACCGTGACGGCGAATCGATTGCCCAAGAGGGGATAAGGGAAAATGCCGATTTTATTGCCGCTTGTCAGGCAAAACCTGATGCAATGGTTGCTGGATTGTTTGGACTCCATGCATCTTTGACACTGTCGGACAAAACTTTAAATCAGTGCCATGAAGAAGCCAAGAGATTGAGAGCGGGGTTTCATGTTCACGTCGCCGAAGGAATTGAGGACGTGGAGGATTGCGTGAAGAATCATGGCATGAGAGTCGTAGAACGTTTCCATAAGTACGGAATCCTTGGGCCAAAAACCATTGCCGCTCACTGTGTACACGTCAATGATCAGGAGATTGAGCTGCTTAGGTCTACCAATACTCAAGTAGTCCATAATCCCGAGTCAAATATGGGGAATGCGGTGGGCGTGACTCCGGTTCTGAAAATGCTGGAGAAGGGAGTTCGTGTTGGCTTAGGTACTGATGGGTATACCTGTGATATGTTTGAGAGCGCCAAAGTGGAAAATGTCCTGCAAAAACATGCTGCGGCTAATCCAAGTGTGGCTTGGGCTGAAGTTCCCCAAATGCTTTATGGCAACAACCCTTTGATCGCTTCTGATTTATTTGGCGGAACCTTTGGCGAACTCACTCCGGGAGCCTGGGCAGATGTGATTGTTGTGGATTATGTCCCGCCAACCCCCTTGGCTGAAACTAACTGGAGCGGGCACCTTCTTTTTGGTGTTTCTGGGCATCAAGTGGAAACAACGATTATCAACGGCAAATTGCGTATGCTCGACAGAGTCCTTGTGGATATTGATGAGCAAGCCATTTGTGCTCGTTCACGAGAGCTGGCACAGGCAATTTGGAATAGGATTTGA